Proteins co-encoded in one Nitrospira sp. genomic window:
- a CDS encoding DEAD/DEAH box helicase, protein MKTLPAWTAPLRDWQGRALSAVRTHQTKDFLAMATPAAGKTRFALRVVHEYLAKQAAVRVLVVCPTNHLRTQWSDAAGKIGLQLDPALTNEQAAEAPDYHGAVVTYQQVCLAPEIFLQVCKNKKTLLIFDELHHAGDGKNWGKALRSAFEPAVFRLILSGTPFRSDNNPIPFIHYEQGESRANFSYGYTDAIRDSVCRPIVFPSYEGELSWLSEGREHHATFEDGLKFNRQRERLKTALLQDTWLGPVITDAHAQLTRLRKEEQPDAGGLIVCMDQDHARWVADLVARITGTKAEVAVSDDPAASRTIEEFASHKKQQWLVAVNMVSEGVDIPRLRVGVYGTNVITEMYFRQVVGRFVRMQEGLPKPQRAWLYLPKDPVLVHYARQIKAERDHVLEDIMPAGQRDLFDRVTISTNEYMPLMAVARMDSLIGEDEAKGEADATTVAEPAVSLHQQKEDLRDLHRLLVTSLARTSGIDHRRLNAELIARTGSRVDQATIEQLKKRIQLLERWKERGYDGKR, encoded by the coding sequence ATGAAGACCTTGCCTGCTTGGACGGCGCCGCTTCGCGATTGGCAGGGCCGTGCGCTCTCGGCGGTCCGTACCCATCAGACCAAAGATTTTCTGGCGATGGCGACTCCTGCTGCGGGCAAGACACGTTTTGCCTTGCGTGTAGTGCATGAATATCTGGCGAAACAGGCCGCGGTCCGGGTGCTGGTCGTCTGCCCGACGAATCATCTCCGCACACAATGGTCGGATGCGGCGGGGAAGATTGGGTTGCAGCTTGATCCGGCGCTGACCAACGAACAAGCTGCTGAGGCGCCGGACTATCACGGCGCGGTGGTGACCTATCAGCAAGTCTGTCTGGCCCCGGAGATCTTCCTGCAGGTCTGCAAGAACAAGAAGACGTTGCTCATCTTTGACGAGTTACATCACGCCGGCGATGGGAAGAACTGGGGGAAGGCGCTGCGCTCGGCGTTCGAGCCGGCGGTGTTCCGACTGATTCTGTCTGGTACGCCCTTTCGCTCGGACAACAATCCAATCCCGTTTATTCACTATGAACAAGGAGAAAGCCGGGCGAATTTCTCGTATGGGTACACCGATGCGATTCGGGATAGCGTCTGCCGACCCATTGTCTTTCCGAGCTACGAAGGCGAGCTGAGTTGGCTGTCGGAAGGCCGTGAGCATCATGCCACGTTTGAAGACGGGCTGAAGTTCAATCGCCAGCGGGAACGGTTGAAGACGGCGCTTCTGCAAGACACGTGGCTTGGGCCAGTGATCACCGACGCCCATGCGCAACTGACACGTCTTCGGAAGGAAGAGCAACCGGATGCCGGCGGACTAATCGTCTGCATGGATCAGGACCATGCGCGCTGGGTGGCCGACCTGGTTGCCCGTATCACTGGGACAAAGGCGGAAGTAGCCGTCTCGGACGATCCTGCGGCCTCGCGCACCATTGAGGAATTCGCTAGTCACAAAAAGCAGCAGTGGCTGGTGGCCGTCAACATGGTGAGCGAAGGCGTCGATATCCCTCGACTCCGTGTCGGCGTCTATGGGACGAACGTGATCACGGAAATGTATTTCCGTCAGGTAGTCGGCCGGTTCGTGCGGATGCAGGAGGGCCTGCCTAAACCGCAGCGGGCCTGGCTGTATCTGCCCAAAGATCCGGTCCTGGTGCACTATGCGAGGCAGATTAAGGCGGAGCGCGATCACGTCTTAGAAGACATCATGCCGGCCGGGCAACGAGACCTCTTCGACCGTGTGACGATTTCAACGAACGAATACATGCCGCTGATGGCCGTCGCCAGGATGGATAGTCTGATCGGCGAAGACGAGGCGAAAGGGGAGGCCGATGCGACGACCGTTGCTGAACCAGCTGTATCCCTCCACCAACAGAAGGAAGATCTGCGAGATCTCCACCGGTTGTTGGTCACCAGTCTTGCGCGAACAAGTGGAATTGATCATCGAAGACTCAACGCAGAATTGATTGCCCGCACTGGGAGCCGCGTCGATCAAGCAACAATCGAGCAGCTCAAGAAACGGATTCAACTATTAGAGCGGTGGAAAGAGCGGGGCTACGATGGCAAACGATAA
- a CDS encoding DUF3817 domain-containing protein, which produces MSQIRRFRMTALAEGSSFFLLLFVAMPMKYLMGMPRVVTVVGAIHGILFLAYVAQLAMLRTTHQWDNKFSFYAFLASLLPFGPFLFDKHLREKEAATEKPYRLPS; this is translated from the coding sequence ATGAGTCAAATTCGAAGATTTAGAATGACCGCCTTGGCCGAGGGGAGTTCTTTTTTTCTGCTGCTATTCGTAGCAATGCCGATGAAGTATCTGATGGGGATGCCGAGGGTAGTAACCGTCGTGGGAGCGATTCACGGAATCTTGTTCTTGGCTTATGTCGCCCAGTTGGCCATGCTCCGGACTACGCACCAATGGGACAACAAATTTTCCTTCTATGCTTTTCTGGCCTCTCTTCTCCCATTTGGGCCATTCCTGTTCGATAAACATCTGCGCGAGAAAGAAGCTGCCACGGAAAAGCCTTATCGTTTGCCATCGTAG
- a CDS encoding SAM-dependent methyltransferase, with amino-acid sequence MSDNHFSPSVATRGIQLPLIAPLRHPPSASAAEPKGVVYTKRWVVELLLDLSGYCSNTNLVDSLAIEPAAGDGAFLGPMIERLVQSCGKLGRSLSECHNSLLAYELDEDSAARARATAQEILIHHGAPNPLARRLADTWVRNRDYLLDANHRQANFIIGNPPYVRLEDIPEETASVYRSAYPTMRGRADLYVAFFEAALRQLQTGGVCAFICADRWMRNQYGTELRQLISSAYSVEILLSMHHANPFDDDVDAYPAITVIRHAIQQSTIVASADQDAENIQPGQLATTLQTTSQTILPQGIHRAVVHTWFKGSDPWPCHSPEQLALLRRLEDQFPPLEMNAKVGIGVATGNDRVYITTDADLVEPSRLLKLALAKDLTDGTVRWSGHYLVNPWNHDGLVNLKPYPKLQAYYERHAEALKKRHTAEKSADKWYKTIDRVTHTLTHTHKLYVPDIKNTLEPVLDRGETYPHHNLYFIQSDEWDLEVLGGILLSKVGQFFVESYGVRMRGGYLRFQAQYLRRIRVPAPQSLSKIQSHELRDAFRLRDRTRATQAALDLYGINARTLEVALEH; translated from the coding sequence GTGTCAGACAACCATTTTAGTCCATCAGTCGCAACAAGAGGCATTCAGCTTCCGTTGATCGCGCCTCTCCGACATCCACCTTCTGCATCAGCAGCTGAGCCAAAAGGGGTCGTCTACACAAAGCGTTGGGTCGTTGAACTACTTCTGGACTTGAGCGGCTATTGCTCGAATACCAACTTAGTGGACAGCCTGGCCATCGAACCAGCAGCTGGCGATGGCGCGTTTCTCGGTCCCATGATTGAGCGCCTCGTACAGTCGTGCGGAAAGCTTGGTCGGTCGCTGTCAGAATGCCACAATTCCCTGCTGGCCTATGAGCTAGATGAGGATAGCGCGGCGCGCGCGCGCGCGACTGCCCAAGAGATTCTGATTCATCACGGCGCACCCAACCCTCTGGCAAGGCGATTGGCCGATACATGGGTGCGAAACAGAGACTACCTTCTCGACGCCAACCACAGACAGGCCAATTTTATTATTGGAAATCCTCCGTACGTACGCCTGGAGGATATTCCAGAAGAAACGGCCTCGGTCTACCGGAGTGCGTATCCAACGATGCGAGGTCGTGCCGACCTCTATGTGGCGTTCTTCGAAGCCGCACTCCGGCAGTTGCAAACGGGCGGTGTTTGCGCCTTCATCTGCGCAGATCGATGGATGCGTAACCAATATGGGACTGAACTACGCCAACTGATTAGTTCGGCGTACAGCGTCGAGATACTCCTCAGTATGCACCACGCCAATCCCTTTGATGATGACGTAGACGCCTATCCCGCTATCACGGTGATTCGGCACGCAATACAGCAATCCACCATTGTGGCAAGCGCTGATCAGGATGCGGAAAACATTCAACCAGGACAATTGGCAACAACGCTCCAGACAACCAGCCAAACCATCCTGCCTCAGGGCATTCATCGAGCCGTCGTACATACATGGTTCAAAGGGTCAGACCCCTGGCCCTGCCATTCGCCGGAACAACTGGCACTCCTTCGACGGCTAGAAGATCAGTTTCCTCCCCTTGAAATGAATGCCAAGGTCGGGATCGGCGTGGCTACGGGGAACGATCGAGTCTACATCACAACAGATGCAGACCTGGTAGAGCCTTCCCGCCTGCTGAAGCTTGCCCTTGCGAAAGATCTGACGGACGGAACGGTGCGGTGGTCCGGACACTATCTCGTGAATCCATGGAACCACGATGGGCTGGTCAATCTGAAGCCCTATCCCAAGTTGCAGGCCTACTACGAGCGACATGCCGAAGCCCTGAAGAAACGCCACACTGCGGAAAAAAGCGCCGACAAATGGTACAAGACGATTGACCGCGTCACCCACACGCTCACCCATACACACAAACTGTATGTTCCAGATATCAAGAACACCCTCGAGCCGGTCTTAGATCGAGGCGAAACATATCCTCACCATAATCTGTATTTCATTCAGTCGGATGAATGGGACCTGGAGGTACTCGGTGGCATCCTGCTGTCGAAGGTGGGACAGTTTTTTGTCGAATCCTATGGAGTCCGCATGCGAGGCGGCTACCTACGCTTCCAAGCGCAGTACCTGCGCCGTATCCGCGTCCCTGCGCCACAGTCCTTGTCGAAGATCCAGTCCCATGAATTGAGAGACGCCTTCCGTCTTCGTGACAGGACCCGAGCAACCCAAGCAGCGTTGGATCTCTATGGAATCAACGCTCGCACGCTGGAGGTTGCGCTTGAACATTGA
- a CDS encoding restriction endonuclease, translating into MNIDKRLQTAVQSYWNARRKNKEKQVQSGKIDAGTRGEVTGGTQMGALEVLVSDILCEAGLEKVDIRTRTALELPGYFRATKKWDLIVVSNGALVLAMEFKSQAGKSIGNNVNNRSEEAVGSAKDIWTAFREGRFGQAPPPFLGYLFLLEDRDNVKIPVANKEPYFQVDPEFRGEAHFQDTAALRRYKGVSYSKRYELLCRRLVLERLYTSACFMMATNSTKTKITQPAEDLNFQRFVAALRGHVVTFLGSLSK; encoded by the coding sequence TTGAACATTGATAAGAGATTGCAAACCGCCGTCCAAAGCTACTGGAACGCCCGCAGGAAAAATAAAGAGAAGCAGGTTCAGTCAGGGAAAATCGATGCCGGAACCAGAGGTGAGGTGACTGGAGGGACCCAGATGGGTGCCCTGGAAGTCTTGGTTTCGGACATTCTGTGCGAAGCCGGATTGGAGAAGGTCGATATCCGCACAAGAACCGCGCTTGAGCTACCGGGGTACTTCAGAGCCACGAAAAAATGGGATCTCATCGTCGTCTCCAACGGCGCTCTGGTCTTGGCCATGGAGTTTAAGTCCCAAGCCGGCAAGTCGATCGGCAACAATGTGAACAATCGTTCGGAAGAAGCAGTGGGCAGCGCCAAAGATATTTGGACAGCCTTCCGAGAAGGCCGCTTCGGTCAAGCGCCTCCTCCTTTTCTTGGCTATCTGTTCCTCTTAGAAGATCGTGACAATGTCAAAATCCCTGTCGCCAACAAGGAACCATACTTCCAAGTAGACCCTGAGTTCCGGGGCGAAGCACATTTCCAGGATACAGCAGCCCTCCGGCGGTACAAAGGCGTCTCCTACAGCAAGCGCTACGAACTTCTGTGTCGCCGCCTGGTGTTAGAGCGCCTTTATACCTCAGCCTGTTTCATGATGGCCACGAACTCCACAAAAACAAAAATCACGCAGCCAGCTGAAGACCTGAATTTCCAGCGCTTCGTGGCCGCCCTACGAGGCCACGTCGTCACATTTCTGGGAAGCCTCAGTAAATAG